From the Acidobacteriota bacterium genome, one window contains:
- a CDS encoding TonB-dependent receptor codes for MLSLQYDLTQSRGRHFLKAGALAEHYVSSEFNPTFSLGVFRFANLAAFLRNTPASFIGLTPNGDVNRRWPFTIYGAYLQDDIQLTPRVTANIGLRFEGSTMPVDEGGRDINMPDLLGAPVVGQLYENPAPTLSPRAGVVWDVRGDGRTSVRSGYGLYYNTNNHQNLIVTVTNPPSTPRVVIANPTFPVPPFERLTGISVRPIQNDVQLPRVHMWNASVQQEFFTDWVATVSYAGARGTHLWRNSDVNVPTPATLADGTLFYAAGLQRPNRNYSAIELKSSDGDSWYKALIVEVKKRWSHGLQVQSAYTWSKSEDTTQNSTFFSDSTTATTSAMPEFIEGYNKGLSDFHAEHNWVTNFVWEPFSGWRLSGIVRLRSGSPLTPFVQTNRSRSLWSPSLGPGTGPDRPSYAPGRNASNAVTGNPAQWFDPTAFVLQPIGTFGNVGRNELIGPDLRTVDLALSKLFGLSRLGGGRGTVELRAEVFNLLNRANFGPPSLVAFAGSADNEAPLASFGQIRTTITSARQMQLGVRISF; via the coding sequence GTGTTGAGCCTGCAGTACGACCTCACGCAGTCTCGCGGTCGGCATTTCCTGAAGGCAGGCGCGCTGGCCGAGCACTACGTCTCGAGCGAGTTCAACCCGACGTTCAGCCTGGGCGTGTTCCGCTTCGCCAATCTTGCGGCGTTCCTGCGCAACACGCCTGCGAGCTTCATCGGCCTGACGCCCAATGGCGACGTCAATCGTCGCTGGCCGTTCACCATCTACGGCGCCTACCTGCAGGACGACATTCAGCTGACGCCGCGAGTGACGGCCAACATTGGGCTGCGGTTCGAAGGGTCCACGATGCCGGTGGATGAGGGCGGGCGCGACATCAACATGCCCGACCTGCTGGGCGCGCCGGTGGTGGGCCAGTTGTACGAAAATCCTGCGCCCACGCTCTCGCCCCGCGCAGGCGTGGTCTGGGACGTGCGCGGTGATGGCCGCACGTCTGTTCGCAGCGGCTACGGGCTGTACTACAACACCAACAACCACCAGAACCTGATCGTCACCGTCACCAATCCGCCGAGCACGCCGCGCGTGGTCATTGCGAATCCGACGTTTCCCGTGCCGCCGTTCGAGCGGCTGACGGGTATCTCCGTGCGGCCGATTCAGAACGACGTGCAACTGCCGCGCGTGCATATGTGGAACGCGAGTGTGCAGCAGGAGTTCTTCACGGACTGGGTGGCGACCGTCAGTTATGCCGGTGCCCGCGGCACACATCTGTGGCGCAACTCCGATGTCAACGTGCCCACGCCGGCCACGCTCGCCGACGGAACGTTGTTCTATGCGGCCGGACTCCAGCGCCCGAACCGCAACTACTCGGCGATTGAACTCAAGTCCAGCGACGGCGACTCCTGGTACAAAGCGCTCATCGTGGAGGTCAAGAAGCGATGGAGCCACGGCCTGCAGGTGCAGTCGGCGTACACGTGGTCGAAGTCTGAAGACACCACGCAGAATTCCACGTTCTTCTCGGACTCGACCACCGCCACCACGTCGGCGATGCCCGAATTCATCGAGGGCTACAACAAGGGCCTTTCGGACTTCCACGCAGAGCACAACTGGGTGACCAACTTCGTGTGGGAACCCTTCAGCGGATGGCGCCTCTCTGGCATCGTGCGCCTGCGCAGCGGAAGCCCACTGACGCCGTTTGTGCAGACGAATCGGTCGCGATCGCTCTGGTCGCCGTCGCTGGGCCCAGGCACCGGGCCGGACCGGCCGAGTTATGCACCAGGACGCAACGCGTCAAACGCGGTGACGGGCAACCCGGCCCAGTGGTTTGATCCGACGGCATTTGTGCTGCAGCCGATCGGGACGTTCGGCAACGTGGGCCGCAACGAACTCATCGGACCTGATCTGCGCACGGTGGACCTGGCACTGAGCAAACTATTCGGGCTGAGCCGCCTCGGCGGCGGTCGCGGCACAGTGGAGTTGCGGGCCGAGGTGTTCAACCTCCTCAATCGCGCCAACTTTGGCCCGCCGTCGCTTGTGGCCTTCGCGGGCAGCGCAGACAACGAAGCGCCGCTGGCATCGTTCGGTCAGATTCGCACGACGATTACCTCTGCGCGGCAGATGCAGCTGGGAGTGCGCATCAGCTTCTGA
- a CDS encoding class I SAM-dependent methyltransferase yields the protein MSALPGESRGDESDYRAYLRREWEESYRHPAHLAAVDAIRRHVPSIARVLDVGMGAGQELIPFLGDAWCCGIDIAEASPQFARERLTAMAGPTLRFAVAQASVEALPFAPGSIDVVICRLVLPYVNHTAALGELARVLRPGGILSLQVHAPRFYISKLRQGIATRDAGKRRHAIGALRTGVWFHLTGRHRPIAGVIETFVTIRMLTRLAGRAGLDVIDQVENQNPNAPHLLLKRRFDEEPRP from the coding sequence TTGTCTGCACTCCCCGGGGAAAGCCGAGGCGACGAGAGCGACTACCGCGCGTACCTCCGGCGTGAGTGGGAGGAGTCGTATCGTCACCCTGCGCATCTGGCGGCTGTGGACGCGATCCGTCGTCACGTCCCGTCAATCGCCCGAGTGCTGGACGTCGGCATGGGCGCGGGACAGGAACTGATCCCGTTCCTGGGCGACGCGTGGTGTTGCGGCATCGACATTGCCGAAGCGAGTCCGCAGTTCGCGCGTGAGCGGCTCACTGCCATGGCCGGGCCGACGTTGAGATTCGCCGTCGCGCAGGCGAGCGTCGAAGCGCTTCCGTTTGCACCCGGCTCAATCGATGTGGTGATTTGCCGGCTGGTGCTGCCGTATGTGAACCACACGGCCGCGCTCGGCGAACTGGCTCGTGTCCTGCGTCCAGGCGGCATCCTCTCGCTGCAGGTGCACGCGCCGAGGTTCTACATCTCCAAGCTGCGTCAGGGTATTGCGACGAGAGATGCCGGCAAGCGCCGTCACGCCATCGGGGCCCTTCGCACAGGCGTGTGGTTTCACCTGACGGGCAGGCACCGGCCGATTGCAGGCGTCATCGAAACGTTTGTCACCATCAGGATGCTGACGCGCCTCGCAGGCCGCGCAGGGCTCGACGTCATCGACCAGGTCGAGAACCAGAATCCCAACGCGCCCCACCTGTTGCTGAAGCGGCGATTCGACGAAGAGCCGCGGCCTTGA
- a CDS encoding carboxypeptidase regulatory-like domain-containing protein, whose translation MKRSVFAFMLVLVLSAASASAQTGATLAGVVQDSTGAVLAGAKVVAQHVATGATRQATTGLDGRFTIAGLTAGNYEVRSDFPGFRPLVRAGIALTVGENAAVILTMEVGATDAVTVTAATSQVNTRSSG comes from the coding sequence ATGAAACGAAGTGTGTTTGCGTTCATGTTGGTTCTCGTCCTTTCGGCGGCGTCTGCCTCCGCGCAGACCGGCGCCACGCTTGCCGGCGTGGTGCAGGACAGCACGGGCGCGGTGCTGGCAGGAGCGAAGGTGGTGGCGCAACACGTGGCCACCGGCGCGACACGCCAGGCCACGACCGGCCTGGATGGCCGCTTCACCATCGCCGGCCTCACGGCCGGCAACTATGAGGTGCGGTCTGACTTCCCCGGCTTCCGCCCGCTCGTCCGCGCCGGCATCGCCCTCACCGTCGGTGAAAACGCCGCCGTCATCCTGACCATGGAGGTGGGTGCGACCGATGCCGTCACGGTGACCGCCGCCACTTCCCAAGTCAACACGCGATCATCGGGCTGA